The following proteins are encoded in a genomic region of Candidatus Methylospira mobilis:
- a CDS encoding type VI secretion system Vgr family protein translates to MNAFSQLNNSERRFTFNSDKLAENTFEVARFEGEEALSALYRFELLLVSRNGEIDERSLVGTSAQLSLNDGVENGNATIYRGLIQEFSYEYRIESWTFYRAILAPKLWTLNTYILSEVYLNKNRPEIFKTILENAGLTHNDFDLRLSDSASDAFRRDYICQYRESYWAFISRWAERLGIYWWYEEIDGMEKAIFTDTRMVHNDNAITLHYQPPGEPEAGIARTRAYQSLRRIAQNLPRQLVIRDYSADRASQELKGTAQVDQAGTGEIHLFGRKLKSNMEIEQRARLHAEMLLCRADIFSGGSNATGLRCGHLIRLEQHPRAGFNRRYLLTEVKHRGSQAGLLLDGLGIPAESGGNDFYSAEFSAIPDNVQFRPEMKHAWPMVTGSINAFIDAEGSGKYAELNENGEYKVQLPFDITQKQADRGSAWIRMATPYAGRDHGMHFPLHKGTEVLLSFINGDPDQPVIIAAVPNSVTPNVVTNENETQSRIQTAGGNSLEFEDMENRQGIHLFSPVANTKIHIGAQPPKPKAAGSDTSDFWQAPEGHGDTVEGNLASGEGNVVSGELNGVSIETGGLLFEAAIGRISFFAASNETITGAKTESVTGLSTEIMTGGKIETVTGLCTETVAGDKTETITGLCTETVAGGKNETVSGLCIENFNGDKTESVLGDLTENTTGLKTETVAGMCTERFNGSKYEYIVGTSTESVLGDKTETTTGACVESIQGDKTETVTGDCTETIIGDKTEIITGMCIGNVTGDKTETISGSLIDGVFGDRQETTVGVKTEISTVKTQEIETNVLTATILMTTGCAIFTA, encoded by the coding sequence ATGAACGCATTCAGTCAGCTTAACAACAGCGAACGCCGTTTCACATTCAACAGCGATAAACTCGCGGAAAACACATTTGAAGTAGCGCGGTTTGAGGGCGAGGAAGCCCTGTCCGCGCTTTATCGCTTCGAACTGCTGCTGGTTTCTCGAAACGGTGAAATCGACGAACGCAGTCTGGTAGGCACCAGCGCGCAGCTTTCGCTGAACGATGGCGTCGAAAACGGCAACGCCACGATTTATCGCGGATTAATACAGGAATTTTCCTACGAGTATAGGATTGAATCCTGGACATTCTACCGAGCCATATTGGCGCCCAAGTTGTGGACGCTGAACACTTATATACTCTCGGAGGTTTATCTCAACAAAAACCGTCCTGAAATCTTCAAAACGATACTGGAAAACGCCGGGTTGACGCACAACGACTTCGATTTGCGGTTGAGCGATAGCGCTTCCGATGCATTCAGGCGCGATTATATCTGCCAATACCGGGAAAGCTACTGGGCTTTTATCTCGCGTTGGGCGGAACGCCTGGGCATCTACTGGTGGTATGAGGAAATCGACGGTATGGAAAAAGCAATTTTTACCGATACCCGCATGGTGCACAACGACAACGCAATAACGCTTCATTACCAGCCGCCCGGCGAGCCGGAAGCCGGTATAGCCCGGACACGCGCCTATCAAAGCCTGCGGCGTATTGCGCAAAATCTGCCCAGACAGCTGGTTATCCGCGATTACAGCGCCGACCGCGCCAGCCAGGAATTGAAAGGAACGGCGCAAGTCGATCAGGCCGGCACCGGCGAAATACACCTGTTCGGTCGAAAATTGAAAAGCAATATGGAAATCGAACAGCGCGCCAGACTGCACGCGGAAATGCTGTTATGCCGCGCCGACATCTTTTCGGGCGGCAGCAACGCCACCGGTTTACGCTGCGGGCATTTAATCCGGCTGGAGCAGCATCCGCGCGCCGGCTTCAATCGCCGCTACCTGCTGACCGAAGTAAAACACCGCGGTTCGCAAGCCGGATTACTACTCGATGGCCTGGGTATTCCTGCCGAATCGGGCGGCAACGATTTTTATTCCGCCGAGTTCAGCGCCATTCCCGACAATGTGCAATTCCGCCCGGAAATGAAGCATGCCTGGCCCATGGTAACCGGCAGCATCAATGCATTCATTGATGCCGAAGGCAGCGGCAAATACGCCGAGTTGAACGAGAACGGCGAATACAAGGTGCAATTACCGTTCGACATCACACAAAAGCAGGCCGATCGCGGTTCAGCCTGGATCCGCATGGCCACCCCCTATGCTGGGCGCGATCACGGCATGCATTTTCCGTTGCATAAAGGCACGGAAGTATTGCTGTCATTCATCAACGGCGATCCCGATCAGCCGGTGATTATCGCCGCAGTGCCCAACTCGGTAACGCCGAATGTGGTTACCAATGAAAACGAGACACAGTCGCGCATACAAACCGCAGGAGGCAACAGCCTTGAATTCGAGGATATGGAAAACAGACAAGGCATACATCTGTTTTCCCCGGTAGCCAACACTAAAATTCACATTGGCGCGCAGCCGCCCAAACCCAAAGCGGCTGGTTCCGACACCAGCGATTTTTGGCAAGCGCCAGAGGGGCATGGCGACACAGTTGAAGGGAACCTTGCTTCAGGGGAAGGAAACGTCGTTTCAGGAGAGCTAAATGGGGTCTCGATAGAAACCGGCGGTCTTCTTTTTGAAGCCGCAATCGGACGTATTTCGTTTTTCGCGGCCAGCAATGAAACAATAACAGGCGCTAAAACAGAATCGGTTACCGGATTGTCCACGGAAATTATGACCGGAGGCAAAATAGAAACGGTTACCGGACTGTGCACCGAAACAGTCGCCGGGGACAAGACCGAAACAATTACCGGATTATGCACGGAAACGGTCGCCGGCGGCAAAAACGAAACAGTGAGCGGCTTATGTATTGAGAATTTCAATGGCGATAAAACGGAAAGTGTGTTGGGCGATCTTACAGAAAATACTACCGGGCTTAAAACGGAAACTGTTGCTGGAATGTGCACGGAAAGATTCAATGGGTCCAAATACGAATACATAGTCGGAACTTCTACTGAATCCGTGCTGGGCGATAAAACGGAAACGACGACCGGAGCCTGTGTGGAGTCCATACAAGGCGATAAAACAGAAACCGTTACCGGAGACTGCACGGAAACCATAATCGGCGACAAGACAGAAATCATCACCGGAATGTGCATAGGCAACGTTACCGGCGATAAAACGGAAACGATATCCGGCAGCCTGATAGACGGCGTGTTTGGCGACCGTCAGGAAACTACCGTGGGCGTTAAAACAGAGATCAGCACGGTTAAAACACAGGAGATAGAAACGAATGTGCTGACGGCGACTATACTGATGACTACAGGCTGTGCAATATTTACCGCCTAG
- a CDS encoding effector-associated domain EAD1-containing protein translates to MRRIAELGAELAPDELDFIWERAGGKHQQLPTGGTPSSRWQDAARLAHQGTLKNGLPALIRELKAERPHNKDLNELEQLITPHLRN, encoded by the coding sequence GTGCGCCGAATTGCTGAACTGGGTGCCGAATTGGCGCCCGACGAGTTGGACTTCATTTGGGAACGCGCCGGTGGCAAACATCAGCAGTTACCGACTGGAGGCACCCCATCAAGCCGATGGCAAGACGCTGCTCGCTTGGCGCATCAGGGTACGCTGAAAAATGGTTTGCCTGCATTGATACGTGAGTTGAAAGCAGAGCGACCGCACAATAAGGATTTAAACGAGCTGGAACAACTCATTACTCCGCACCTTCGTAATTGA
- a CDS encoding Hsp20/alpha crystallin family protein, which translates to MISRDYLRWIWFEASAQLSRSDRLHRSRVNPAKASNQPNWEPPVDVFDLGDRVRVLVALPGVEASTIEVSFEAGVLRIFGHRPFPDVSCRAAIRLMEIPWGRFVRRIELPDFRLSPESFEFSNGCLDISLLKD; encoded by the coding sequence ATGATCTCTCGAGATTACTTGCGCTGGATATGGTTCGAGGCTTCCGCCCAATTGAGTCGCAGCGACCGCCTGCATCGTTCGCGCGTAAACCCGGCAAAGGCGTCGAATCAACCGAACTGGGAGCCGCCGGTCGATGTATTTGATCTGGGAGACCGCGTGCGGGTGCTGGTCGCATTGCCCGGCGTGGAAGCGTCCACCATCGAAGTTTCGTTCGAAGCGGGGGTGCTGCGCATTTTCGGACACCGCCCTTTCCCGGACGTCTCATGCCGTGCAGCCATTCGTTTGATGGAAATCCCGTGGGGCCGTTTCGTGCGGCGCATTGAGCTGCCGGACTTTCGCTTGAGCCCAGAATCCTTTGAATTTTCAAACGGCTGTCTCGACATTAGCTTGCTTAAGGATTGA
- a CDS encoding IS3 family transposase (programmed frameshift), whose protein sequence is MSQEKPKTYTAEFKASAVKLANESDKPAAQTAKELGINPNTLYTWIHQYSRPQANDKAVRTDERLYGELKRLKLENSRLKEERGFIKKGGSVLCQGTTVKYAWIKQHRDEFSAKAMCRFMKVSRSAYYAWLQGPASVTEKSDAKLSDKICTLFKKSRGSYGTRRLKIELGKRDIHLSRRRIGRLMRQADLRCKTRRRFKATTNSQHNLPVAANLLGRQFSVQRPNQAYVGDITYISTQEGWLYLAVVIDLYSRQVVGWSMAEHMRTALANDAFLMAVWKRKPEKGLIWHTDRGSQYASESHRMLLKQHGVRQSMSRKGNCWDNAVAESFFHTLKTELIYQENYKTREQAKQSIFEYIEVFYNRERLHSANEYMSPVDYELQFKTA, encoded by the exons ATGAGTCAAGAAAAACCGAAAACCTATACAGCAGAATTTAAGGCCTCGGCAGTTAAGCTGGCGAATGAGTCGGACAAACCGGCTGCGCAGACGGCGAAAGAGTTGGGTATTAATCCGAATACGCTTTATACCTGGATTCATCAATACAGCCGGCCTCAGGCGAACGATAAGGCAGTCCGAACCGACGAGCGTTTGTACGGGGAGCTAAAGCGCCTAAAGCTGGAAAACAGCCGCTTGAAGGAGGAGCGTG GATTTATTAAAAAAGGCGGCAGCGTACTTTGCCAAGGAACAACGGTGAAGTACGCCTGGATCAAACAACACCGCGATGAATTTTCAGCGAAAGCGATGTGCCGTTTTATGAAGGTTTCCCGTAGCGCTTATTATGCGTGGCTACAGGGTCCTGCGTCGGTCACAGAAAAGTCTGACGCTAAGCTGTCGGATAAAATCTGCACGTTATTTAAAAAAAGCCGCGGGAGCTACGGCACACGACGGCTGAAAATAGAATTGGGAAAGAGGGATATCCATCTGAGCCGCCGAAGAATTGGGCGCTTGATGCGACAAGCCGATTTACGCTGTAAGACCCGGCGCCGCTTCAAGGCGACCACAAATTCGCAGCATAACCTGCCGGTTGCAGCCAATCTTCTGGGTCGCCAGTTTAGCGTCCAGCGGCCCAACCAAGCTTACGTGGGTGATATTACCTATATTTCGACGCAAGAAGGCTGGCTGTACTTAGCGGTGGTAATCGACTTATACTCTCGCCAAGTCGTAGGCTGGTCTATGGCTGAACATATGCGCACTGCGTTGGCCAACGATGCCTTTTTGATGGCGGTTTGGAAGCGTAAGCCGGAAAAAGGCCTGATCTGGCATACCGACCGCGGCAGTCAATACGCGTCGGAAAGTCATCGGATGTTATTGAAGCAACACGGTGTTCGGCAAAGTATGAGCCGTAAGGGGAATTGCTGGGACAATGCCGTTGCGGAAAGTTTTTTTCATACGCTCAAAACAGAGCTGATTTATCAGGAAAACTACAAAACTCGGGAGCAAGCCAAGCAGAGTATATTTGAATATATTGAAGTCTTTTATAACCGGGAGCGGCTTCATTCGGCCAACGAGTATATGTCGCCAGTGGACTACGAATTGCAGTTTAAAACTGCTTAA
- the lon gene encoding endopeptidase La, whose translation MLPSETDQSPLGAPDQTRQHATLPDTLAIIPMRNTVLFPGAALPITLGRQRSIQAVQEAARANQPIGLVLQRNPECEEPGAGDLYEVGTVAVVIRYMAAANGTHHLVCQGTQRFKIREFLPNMPYPVARIVLIEDADPNDLHTPEALARLLQLQERTLALLQALPEPPAELIAVVRQADSASTLVDLIPSVMDLEATEKQALLETFDLSKRVDRVLEILAHRTEVMRISQDIMTRTQKKLEGRSREMILREQMRTIEKELGEEDGGAREEIAKLRQAIADAAMPEEVENHANKELKRLGQMQAGSAEHSMLQTYLEWLSELPWARTSAGEIDIAAARAILDEDHYGLPKIKRRILEYLAVQKLKPEGKSPILCFVGPPGVGKTSLGQSIARATGRKFVRVSLGGVHDEAEIRGHRRTYIGALPGTIMQAMKKAGTRNPVMMLDEIDKLGHGVHGDPNAALLEVLDPEQNGTFRDNYFAVPFDLSSVMFITTANVIDAIPGPLRDRMEVIELSGYTEEEKLQIARRYLVRRQIEANGLENSDVEVTDGALDEIIRYYTREAGVRNLERAIAKTLRSIAMKVAEGGAPPYRIDGDDVAVILGAHRYERETAMRTSVPGVVTGLAWTPVGGDILFIEATKVPGNGKLILTGQLGEVMKESAQAAFTLIKSRAADLEIDPGLIAEIDIHVHVPAGAIPKDGPSAGVAMSLALASLLTGRRARPDVAMTGEISLRGLVLPVGGIKEKVIAALRAGITEVLLPARNRHDLEDIPKEVVERTRFVWLENIEQAIDEALQERD comes from the coding sequence ATGCTTCCTTCCGAAACCGATCAATCACCGCTCGGCGCTCCCGATCAAACGCGGCAACATGCGACATTGCCCGATACGCTGGCCATTATCCCGATGCGCAATACCGTGCTGTTCCCCGGCGCGGCGCTGCCGATTACCCTCGGCAGACAGCGTTCCATCCAGGCCGTTCAGGAAGCGGCGCGCGCCAATCAGCCGATAGGTCTGGTGCTGCAACGCAACCCCGAGTGCGAGGAACCCGGCGCCGGCGATTTGTACGAGGTCGGCACCGTAGCGGTAGTGATTCGTTACATGGCGGCGGCAAACGGAACGCACCATCTGGTTTGCCAAGGTACGCAACGTTTTAAAATCCGCGAGTTTCTGCCCAATATGCCGTATCCGGTAGCGCGCATTGTGCTGATCGAAGACGCCGACCCGAACGATTTGCACACGCCGGAAGCGCTTGCCCGCCTGTTGCAGCTGCAGGAACGTACTTTGGCATTGCTGCAGGCGCTGCCTGAACCGCCGGCCGAATTGATCGCCGTAGTGCGGCAGGCCGACTCCGCCTCCACGCTGGTCGACCTGATACCCAGCGTCATGGATCTCGAAGCGACCGAAAAACAGGCATTGCTGGAAACTTTCGACTTATCGAAACGAGTCGACCGGGTACTGGAAATACTGGCGCACCGCACCGAAGTCATGCGTATCTCGCAAGACATCATGACCCGGACCCAAAAGAAACTGGAAGGGCGCTCGCGGGAAATGATACTGCGCGAACAGATGCGCACCATAGAAAAGGAACTGGGAGAAGAGGACGGCGGCGCGCGCGAGGAAATCGCCAAACTCAGGCAGGCCATAGCCGACGCGGCGATGCCGGAAGAGGTTGAAAATCACGCCAACAAGGAACTTAAACGCCTGGGACAAATGCAGGCCGGCTCGGCTGAACATTCCATGCTGCAAACCTATCTGGAATGGTTGTCGGAACTGCCGTGGGCCAGAACCAGCGCCGGCGAAATCGATATCGCCGCCGCGCGCGCGATACTGGATGAAGACCATTACGGCCTGCCGAAAATCAAGCGGCGCATATTGGAATATCTGGCCGTGCAAAAACTGAAACCGGAAGGCAAAAGCCCGATTCTGTGCTTCGTCGGGCCGCCCGGAGTCGGCAAGACTTCGCTCGGTCAAAGCATAGCGCGCGCTACCGGGCGCAAGTTCGTTCGCGTCAGCCTCGGCGGCGTACACGACGAAGCGGAGATACGCGGCCACCGGCGGACTTACATCGGCGCATTGCCCGGCACCATCATGCAGGCCATGAAAAAGGCAGGGACCCGCAACCCGGTGATGATGCTGGATGAAATAGACAAACTCGGCCACGGCGTGCACGGCGACCCCAATGCCGCACTGCTCGAAGTGCTCGATCCCGAACAGAACGGCACTTTTCGCGACAATTATTTTGCCGTGCCGTTCGACTTGAGTTCGGTCATGTTTATTACCACAGCCAACGTAATCGACGCCATACCGGGTCCGTTGCGGGATCGCATGGAAGTGATCGAGCTATCCGGCTACACCGAGGAAGAAAAACTTCAGATAGCGCGCCGTTATCTGGTACGCAGACAAATCGAAGCGAACGGCCTGGAGAACAGCGACGTCGAGGTGACCGACGGCGCGCTGGATGAAATCATCCGTTACTACACGCGCGAAGCCGGTGTGCGTAATCTGGAGCGAGCGATCGCAAAGACACTGCGTTCGATCGCTATGAAAGTCGCCGAAGGCGGCGCGCCTCCCTATCGCATCGACGGCGACGATGTCGCGGTCATCCTGGGCGCGCATCGCTACGAACGCGAAACCGCGATGCGCACCAGCGTACCGGGCGTGGTAACCGGTCTGGCGTGGACGCCGGTGGGCGGCGATATCCTGTTCATCGAAGCGACCAAGGTTCCAGGCAACGGCAAGCTGATACTGACCGGACAACTCGGCGAGGTAATGAAGGAAAGCGCGCAGGCCGCATTTACGCTGATCAAGTCGCGAGCCGCAGATCTCGAAATCGACCCCGGCTTGATCGCGGAAATCGACATTCATGTCCATGTCCCTGCCGGGGCGATCCCGAAAGACGGCCCCAGCGCCGGCGTGGCGATGTCGTTGGCGCTGGCATCGCTGCTGACCGGACGGCGCGCGCGCCCGGATGTGGCGATGACCGGCGAAATCAGCCTGCGCGGCCTGGTATTGCCGGTTGGCGGCATCAAGGAAAAAGTAATCGCCGCATTGCGCGCCGGAATTACCGAAGTGCTGCTGCCGGCGCGCAACAGGCACGACCTGGAAGATATACCGAAGGAAGTGGTCGAACGCACGCGCTTCGTCTGGCTGGAAAATATCGAGCAGGCGATAGATGAGGCGTTGCAGGAGCGGGATTAA
- a CDS encoding caspase family protein: MKLDLLKFLLLFLGASSLQFSSAAAAGMGEERIALVIGNDDYQNAPLMNPLNDAHDMKAALEQVGFSVIYKENLDLPSMEKTVQEFTHKLNKNSVGLFYYSGHGAQVDGSNFLVPVKSSISNKSELKARSYDVEIILDDMEEAGNGTNIVILDACRDNPFKGVKDIGDGLTLMSAPRGSLIAFATAPDSVASDKPLGQNSLYTKYLKKYIVKPNLDIQDMFVKVREGVEAEDPDQVPWEYSSLTGSFCFAGCSGGSYNQVNLIAPEPNSLRVEVSFWESIRNSHDPGDFRAYLKKYPDGQFALLARNRLIPPESPAPARTSIAKAFVSSMDCAYCPETVKLPEMGISFGKYEVTQNQWRAVMGKNPSYFFRCGGFCPVEYVSWDEVQLYIQRLNQMTGKRYRLPTEDEWFAACQAGGDQEYCGSDDIEAVAWYNDNSGGISHPAGQKKPNAWGLYDMSGNVGEWTSSCKNEKCLLRRACGGSWSDIKSRVDSGYHSNFGVAVHYHDLGFRLVLD; the protein is encoded by the coding sequence ATGAAGCTCGATTTGCTTAAGTTTCTGCTACTGTTCCTGGGGGCAAGCAGCCTTCAATTCAGTTCGGCCGCAGCAGCCGGGATGGGGGAGGAGCGGATAGCGCTGGTAATAGGCAACGATGATTATCAGAACGCGCCGCTGATGAATCCGCTGAACGACGCCCACGACATGAAGGCGGCGCTGGAGCAAGTCGGTTTCAGCGTGATTTACAAGGAAAATCTCGATCTGCCGTCCATGGAAAAGACTGTGCAGGAGTTTACCCATAAGTTGAATAAGAATAGCGTAGGGTTGTTTTATTATTCGGGCCATGGCGCGCAGGTCGACGGCTCCAACTTTCTGGTTCCGGTCAAATCCAGTATCAGTAATAAATCCGAACTAAAAGCACGCTCCTACGATGTCGAAATTATCCTCGACGATATGGAGGAAGCGGGCAACGGGACCAACATCGTAATCCTAGATGCATGCCGGGATAATCCGTTCAAAGGCGTCAAGGACATAGGCGACGGTTTAACGCTGATGAGCGCGCCCAGAGGTTCGCTGATTGCCTTCGCAACCGCGCCGGATTCGGTGGCGAGCGATAAACCGTTGGGGCAAAACTCGCTATACACCAAATATCTCAAGAAATATATCGTTAAACCGAATCTGGACATCCAGGACATGTTCGTCAAGGTTCGCGAGGGAGTGGAAGCGGAAGACCCGGACCAGGTGCCGTGGGAATATTCGTCGCTCACCGGAAGTTTCTGCTTTGCCGGCTGCTCCGGCGGCAGTTACAACCAGGTCAACCTGATTGCGCCGGAACCGAACTCATTGCGGGTGGAAGTCAGTTTCTGGGAAAGCATCAGAAACAGCCATGACCCCGGCGACTTCAGAGCCTACCTTAAAAAATATCCGGACGGCCAATTTGCACTGCTGGCGCGCAACCGCTTAATACCTCCTGAATCCCCCGCGCCTGCCCGGACCTCGATAGCGAAAGCCTTCGTTTCTTCTATGGATTGCGCTTATTGTCCCGAGACGGTCAAACTACCGGAGATGGGGATTTCCTTCGGCAAATACGAAGTCACCCAGAACCAATGGCGTGCGGTAATGGGTAAAAATCCGTCTTATTTTTTTCGCTGCGGCGGTTTTTGCCCGGTTGAATACGTCAGCTGGGACGAAGTGCAGCTCTATATTCAACGCTTGAACCAGATGACAGGCAAGCGCTACCGACTGCCGACCGAAGACGAATGGTTCGCAGCTTGTCAGGCCGGCGGAGACCAGGAATATTGCGGATCGGACGATATCGAAGCAGTCGCCTGGTATAACGACAACTCGGGAGGAATATCCCATCCGGCCGGCCAGAAAAAGCCCAACGCCTGGGGGCTGTATGACATGAGCGGAAATGTGGGGGAATGGACATCAAGCTGCAAGAACGAAAAATGTCTCCTCAGGCGCGCCTGCGGCGGCTCCTGGTCTGACATAAAGTCGCGCGTCGACTCAGGCTACCATTCCAACTTCGGCGTCGCGGTGCATTATCATGACCTGGGGTTCAGGTTGGTTCTGGATTGA